Proteins encoded together in one Cicer arietinum cultivar CDC Frontier isolate Library 1 chromosome 4, Cicar.CDCFrontier_v2.0, whole genome shotgun sequence window:
- the LOC101515110 gene encoding acid phosphatase 1, with protein MLAFQFVKGKKMWKSLGWCLFFTCILIPLVDADWNILKLSRNGLKISLKNYCESWRLNVELHNIRQFEVVPEECIEYIGKYMKSTQYKVDSQRTTEECLVYLSTSCNLKNDGRDAWIFDIDDTLLSTVPYYKNNQYGGNKLNVTSLEEWIRKGKAPALDHSLKLFNELKYRGIQIILVTSRREHLRSATIDNLLNVGYYGWTRIVFRDIANEFVSIKKYKCDVRKELMDEGYRIWGTLGDQRSSIDGSPSPRRAFKLPNPMYYVA; from the exons ATGCTTGCATTCCAATTtgtcaaaggaaaaaaaatgtgGAAATCACTTGGGTGGTGTTTATTTTTCACATGTATTTTAATTCCTTTAGTAGATGCAGATTGGAACATATTGAAGCTATCCCGTAATGGATTAAAGATTAGCTTAAAGAACTATTGTGAAAGTTGGAGACTGAATGTTGAGTTGCATAACATTAGACAATTTGAAGTTGTGCCTGAAGAATGCATTGAGTATATTGGAAAATATATGAAGTCCACACAATATAAAGTTGACTCACAAAGAACAACTGAAGAATGTTTGGTTTATCTTAGCACAAGCTGCAATTTGAAAAATGATGGAAGGGATGCTTGGATTTTTGACATTGATGATACTTTGCTTTCAACTGTTCCTTACTACAAGAATAATCAATATGG TGGAAATAAATTGAATGTGACATCTTTGGAGGAATGGATAAGAAAGGGTAAAGCACCTGCTCTAGATCACTCACTAAAGCTCTTCAATGAACTAAAATATAGAGGTATTCAAATCATTTTGGTCACTTCAAGGAGGGAACATCTCAGATCAGCCACAATTGACAACCTTCTCAATGTTGGTTATTATGGGTGGACCAGAATTGTCTTTAG AGATATTGCTAATGAATTTGTATCGATAAAAAAGTACAAATGTGATGTGAGAAAAGAGCTAATGGATGAGGGTTATCGCATTTGGGGCACTCTTGGGGACCAACGCAGCAGCATTGATGGGTCTCCAAGTCCTAGAAGGGCATTCAAACTCCCAAATCCAATGTACTATGTTGCATAA